The region cgggaccaggaccgggaccgtCGGGTCTGTGAAGGTACTGGCCCAGCTGGGTGACGGATCCTGAAgacagattttctttctgtggAAACTTGAATCTGCTGACATGAATTAAATCTGAAACTTAAACTCGttgaataaaaagttttttgtttaattcaggGTTTCAGTCacctaaataaattaattaaaggttttaatcTGAAGAgtctgttggggatgactctcagctactaccacaccaaaccgcAGCTCATTatctgcggcggccatcttgaatggcgTTAATTAGTCCCAGACGTTcgtccaataattacttcctgagtttcattaaaatccctcacctggtttctgagatatttgaCCTCATTTGGAAACCGACACACGAGGACTGAGTTTAGTTTgcagaaactaaaagaaataaaacaccaaactgaAGTCTGACTCGTCGGTGTTTTATTGGAGAAACATGAAATCTACTGAACGCAGCCGACCGCCGGGTCCGCTTGTCCCTCCGGCGCGCTCTCAGCTCGTCTGCGGCACACATTtccaaacatttataaaaaaataagaataataaaaatagtgCAACTCTTTTAAACTTAGCTCTTCGTCTGTATCTACATATAAACATTCAGGAAAGCGGCTTGTTCTTTTAAACCAAGTGCAGATGTGGAAACACTGAAAGGGAAAAAGTCTGAATATAAAACCACACGAAGCTGCCGACgacatcatcttcatcatcatcatcgtcatgcTGGACAAATGCACCAATCAAACGAGCCGAACTCAGACGCTGATTGGACTTTAATCCTGAAACTCGTTAAGGTGGAagtcttatttttctgtcagcGCAGCAGCAGGTCGTGGACCGAAACcaacaataaatgtttgaaatgacaACATGGCCGACCCACCAAATGTCAGGAATACAAATATGAGTTAAATAAGACGAGGCTCGCAGCTTCACCTCAGATCTTTTCAGACAAGAAGTTTaatctgaacacaaaacaactaaacGAGTCTGAAGCTCCTCCTCTGGGAGTTTGATCTTCCTGTCAGCTgtgtcacttttatgcaaattagctgctgttggccacgcccccaacTCTGCATCTGAAGGATGaaacgctgcggatctgacCCACATTTACATCGTGAGGGTTCTGACTTTGGGACGGGGGATCAGCGGTCCGGACGGTGCCtcataaaaatcagtttaaagtttttattccaactttttttttattaacagttcTGATGTTGGTTCAGACAAACCTGCGTGACTCTACCTGTTCTTCCTCTGTATTTGGATGAGGATGCGGACCGTTGTCGCCCCCTTGTGGCGTGGCGTGAGTGCTTCAGcgtttggagaaaataaatagttGTGGTTTTGTAGACGGGTCCTGACTCACTGACTGCCATGTTAGAGCTTTATTCCAGACAGACAGGTGTTTGGAAACATCTTCCAGGATTTTTTACCTGTCCACGTCCGTTCATACTCACCTTTGGTCCATTCAAACCACCTTAGAAATGTTCTAAAAccatctttattgtttttacggAGAAGCTTTGTCTCCGTCTGAAGCCTCGATGCCCAGCAGGGCCTGGACCGCTTCCAGGGGAACTCCCTCCGGGGTCTGGATGTGCATGGTGGTCCCGTCGGGTCCGTTGACGATGACGATGCCATCTGATCCCGGCTCTGCCAGCTGGACTGTGAGCTGCTCTGCCTGGATGTAGATCTCCTGgccctcctgcagctccttggCCTCACACGGCTCAGACTGAGGCGCGTCGCCCTGCCGGGGCTCAGAGGACGCTGCCGCCTGATTCAAGCTGGACTCGGACGTCTTTGCGGTGCTCTCAGAACCTGAACCCAGAGCGCTCTGTAGCCCTGTGGTCTGGTCTGCGGCGTCAGCGTCCCGGTCAGAGCTTATCGACCCCTCCTCCTGCACCTCCATAGGCGTGGCGAGAGGCGAAGCCTGGCTGGATGCTGTCTGAGCAGAGTCGGCACCAGAGGGGCTGAAGGACGGAGAGAAACACACTCAGGTCTCAGCGGacagctaaaacacaaaccttCCATCAGCTCACCTCCAGGTAGAGTCTGCCGAGGTGGTCTGCAGTTTGGAGCCACCTGAGATCACCAGAGGCGAGACGGAGACCGAGCAGGGTTTCAGAGGGGAGACGGAGGACACTGTGACACCACCTCCTGGAGAGGGACGACGACGAAGACACGATTCAACCAGGGAAAGTCAATATATACTAAATGATACGTTCCACTTAAAAAAACGACTTTTTTGGGCTCTTCATTCACACAGATATCTACATGATCTATTTCTATCCTCTATCACACCAAACTGGGTCCTGCCTGAGGACTCTGCAGGTTTAGTTGGAGTGTAGTGTAGTTGGAGTATAGCAGGTGTAGTTGGAGTATAGGAGGTGTAGTTGGAGTATAGCAGGTGTAGCTGGAGTATAGCAGGTGTAGTTGGAGTATAGCAGGTGTAGTTGGGAGTATAGCAGGTGTAGTTGGAGTATAGCAGGTGTAGTTGGGAGTATAGCAGGTGTAGTTGGAGTATAGCAGGTGTAGCTGGAGTATAGCAGGTGTAGTTGAGTACCTGTCTGCTCGTCTGTGATGCTGTTCTCCATCTTAAATCTCTTTGATGGCGGCAGCATCTTGGAGTTCtgggtaaaacaaacaaacaaaagaagatcCTGGATAAACATCTTTGTATATTTAATAATCACAGTAGTAAAGTCCAGAGGAAGTCATTTGTTGCCCCTCAGGGTCACGCTGTTCGGCAGGTTTTAGTCCAGGTCCAAAACCTGCTTtgtactttttccttttttaggaGGTTTGCAGACATCTCAGGAAGGATTTTGGCCTTTTCCATGTTTACAGAAAgtctaaatatttagttttcttggCTGCTGCTTGGAAGTCAAACCTTCAGCTCGTCACAAACGTCCCTCAGGACCGGAGACGTCTTTAACCCGGACTTTGTTTCCTCAGTTTTCAGTGAATTTGTTCCGTTCCTTTAGCAGAAAACCTGAACCATAATGTTTCCACCTCTGTGCTTGACTGTAAGCGTGGTTTTCTTCAGGCAACACTCAGCATCTTTcatgcatctgtttgttttcgaTAATCTCTCTCAGTTAGAACCCAACCACTCAACTTTGCTAATACTATGTTTACCCCCATGTATCGGACGTTCTTATTGGTCAGATTAGAGGCGGGCGATGCTCCAGGAACCACCTTCATCCTGTTCACCTCATCCAGGATCCCCAGAGACCGGGCAACCTGAAACAGCAGAACCACAGACTGGTACCACGCACTTGCCTTCATCCAACCTGCAGCACAGAGGCAGAACACTGGCTCTCTCACCTCGATGTTCCGCACTTCCACGGGCTTGTCTCCGCTCTGAGGACCTGTGATGTACTCCTGAGCCGCCTGCCTGACGTGAGCCTGCAGGGACTCAAACTCCTGGTAGATGTCTGGGAAGCTAGCGCACGTTGGACTCCTGCAGTCCACCTGAAAGAGCCAGAGGACACGAAACGATGACcgaaaaacaccaaacaaacgAGCTTCAGTCTGTTCCTTTATAAATCGATCAGGTCCGGCTCGAACTCCATCAGTTCTCTAcgtaaaataatctaaaactaaaagcagcgggtgacatgcattcctttaaaactgtaaaaatgacatttaatagCTTCTGCACTTCCATACaacacatctttatttatttataaaaacctgCAACAACCTGTGGGACTGGACTCTGCTTCCAAGGCTTTTTATAAAAGCTCAGTCTGTAACCAGGATGAGTTTGCTCTTATTCTCTGTTCagactttgttttaatcattacAGCTTATTTATTGTGcagcaggagctaaaagctgacATGTTAGTGTCTACaggttggtttttgttgttattgtttcacTTGAGAATGAAACAAACTGGTCAACAGAATAATGAGGCCGACTGTCTGACTCTCTGAGGAAACAGCATTTAATCTCCACCCTCTTCAGCAGAGCTACTTACCTTTGCCAGCAGCAGCTCCCACAGACTCAACACTTTGGTCAAACGAGGAAGAACAACATCGGTCAGCTCCTCTGCCTCGCACTGCTCCACCAGCTGGAGGAAACGTGTGGAAGTGCGTGTCAGGTGCTTGTGAGCTGCAGGTAAGACGTTGATCGTACACACTTCGTTCAGCTTACCTCCTGCAGCCGGTCTCGTCTTCTCTTCCCCTGCTGGTCGGCCGTCAGCGGGACGCCGCCGGATCTCTGATGTCGCCCGCGATGAGCCGGTCTGCTCCCAAAGCCAGCTGTCCCCTGAGGGACCAATCAGATTAACGATCAGGCACAGATTGAGACGGTTGGAGGTCGTCAGCGGTGAAAGCACTCACTGGTCCAAGAAACTGTCCTCGACCCccgcctctcctcctccctcgtCCTCGGGGACGTCCTGGGCCCCGGTTACGGAGGCCCCTGAGTCCTGATGCTGCGGGGACTCTTTCTGCCTGGAGAGACACACCAACAGGACAAAACTAACCAGCAAATAGGTCAGTTTACTAAACAAGACACCGTTTAGACTCGGAGCAAACAAACATCGATGGTTAAACTGAAAAGCTACTAATCTTTCTGAGAACATCAATAATTTAGCTTATTCTTAGCAGAACTGAATGGTttacaaatgaacagaaaatagTTATGAAACAGTCAGCGAGGACTTTGTGAGTGATGCCAAATCCAATAATAATCAGTCTTCATCCTAGAACTGCTGAGACGAGCAGAACTTTTCACTCAGTGATTAACTGACCATGAAAAGATGCaatcaaggaaaaaaagaaagtccaccctcctTTAGTTCTGAGGTTTTACAGATCAGGACGTAATCGATCTGATCTGGTTTTTACCAGAAtctaaaaaattaatcaaatctgagctcaagTGAACAGAAACAGATTCCACCGAGTcagcatttattaaaagaaactaaaagttaaagctgGGAGAGAAAATCTGGTTCCAGCTCAggatcaggaggttctgctgctccggagctccaggtgttagcacaacgccagggcggaaagacatcagcaatgacctcagagaattaatctgggaagggtcaaaggtcatctggagtccatcgttctacagagagaaagattattcacaagaggagacagcagctgatcttcaccctgaaggtcagaccatgcaataAGCTCcatcagactctacaggcctcagtcagcaggtcaaaggtcaaaggttaaagcttCTTCTGTCTAAGAaggaaccagcagaaccagaccagaggacagatgtttacccagaatgcactgcagctgtcagcacggtggagGAAGGCTGACAGctgacaatgatcccaaacacagcagaacggtccagaaccagaacctcagagagcccagcagaaaccaatgagctgagagtgggccacagctcctccacaaccaggaacccactgagagttctgctgctggaggaggttctggttctgtttccttccagctttaacattttgttttagtttaataaaaactgactcggtggaatctgttgtgggTCAGAGTTGAATTATTTTAGAACCTGATGAAGACGAGTTATTCTTCATCGTGTCCTCACAGGTAAAACcctggactttctttttcccaggaAGGCATGAGACGTATAGATATTTGTCTCTGCCTGGTGGACGGGTGTCTCACTGTGTTTGTTGCTGCGACAGGAAGTTTGTCCGTCTCGTCCGCCTCTTGGCCAGCTGCTGTCGCCTCTAACCGATCTTCGTCTTTAAGTGCCGTCGGGGCGCTGCCGGACAGAGGCGGCTCTGCGTGGGTGGGATTCAGTTTGTAGTGCCGGTTTAGGCCCCCGGGGCCAATGTAGGACTTGTCACAAGTCTGGCAGTGGTGACAACGGGACTTGTGGCTGTAGGTGAGTGTTGAGGTTCCGCTGGAGCCGGGGTTGTTCTTCCTTGCGTTCTCGccctgctcctcttcctcactcatGTCGGAATAGTCGTCAGAGTCCGACTGGTGGCTGTCAGCCAGGTCCTCTGTTTTAATGAACTTGTAGTCCTTGGCTTTATACTTTGGTGGTCTTGAGACTCGACCTGACCTCGTCTGGACCTTCACcgccttcttctccttcttcttcaccttcctctccttctctctgtctcGCTCCCTGACTGCGGACGGTGTGGAGACTTTGACGGCTTGGGGGGTGGCAGCGGCCGAGCTGGGCTGAACTGGAACTGCAGGCGGTTTAACGGGACTTTTACTGGGAGAGGTGTCCATGCCGTTACAGGGCAGGCTGATGAGAGGAACGCTGATGGTTTTGGAGGCGGCAGGCGGAGGGGTCTTATTGTTGGAAACCTTAACTGGGGAGGCTGCTGGGACTCTGATGGAGGACGAAGCAGGTTTCGGAGCAGGGCTGGAGGTGGCGCCGGCTAAGGTTGCCTGACCGGTCAGCTTGTGGACCAGCGGGAGTAAAGATCCAACGACAGGAGTGGAgctttgcagcagcagctggatggGTGGGTCCCCtgggttctgctgcaggaggatcTGCTGACCCTGGTTGACCACAGGCTGGATGTGGAAGATCTGAGCGTTGCTCAAACCACCGCTGGCGGCCAGCTTCAGCTGCGGGTGGCTGACAGCTACGCCCTTCTGCTGCGGAGAGACGCCTCCCTCCTGTTTGGGAGGAACCTCGATCTGGAGCTTGACGGGTTCTGACTGTaaggacagaaacacagatggtttattataaaaataaggGACGggcagtcatttttaaatattcaaagtctagttaaaatgggTTCGAAGAGCTCACACCATTtagaaaggattataaagttaAAGCTATGGTAAAGTCGTGGATCAGCATCGGCTGATATTTGTTCTTCTGACACT is a window of Kryptolebias marmoratus isolate JLee-2015 linkage group LG10, ASM164957v2, whole genome shotgun sequence DNA encoding:
- the znf839 gene encoding uncharacterized protein znf839, with protein sequence MAENEGNSGATRTITAAEEPPVPLSSGVTGAAGPTDRPGEELASSGGGQTLQAEPAGSGAHLAGVLEPSAMVGTEFTDLSTTTIIYLQPDGTLLEGGSGLTAEEQQAVLNQLSKHQILQVSDTEAAQLLQQTQLVETFPVQKTVLDPSQLQQVIDQVTKSQNQAQIPQQDLKPPSLNNNASQQLKTVAQHVAMQFSSVQSEPVKLQIEVPPKQEGGVSPQQKGVAVSHPQLKLAASGGLSNAQIFHIQPVVNQGQQILLQQNPGDPPIQLLLQSSTPVVGSLLPLVHKLTGQATLAGATSSPAPKPASSSIRVPAASPVKVSNNKTPPPAASKTISVPLISLPCNGMDTSPSKSPVKPPAVPVQPSSAAATPQAVKVSTPSAVRERDREKERKVKKKEKKAVKVQTRSGRVSRPPKYKAKDYKFIKTEDLADSHQSDSDDYSDMSEEEEQGENARKNNPGSSGTSTLTYSHKSRCHHCQTCDKSYIGPGGLNRHYKLNPTHAEPPLSGSAPTALKDEDRLEATAAGQEADETDKLPVAATNTAERVPAASGLRGLRNRGPGRPRGRGRRRGGGRGQFLGPGTAGFGSRPAHRGRHQRSGGVPLTADQQGKRRRDRLQELVEQCEAEELTDVVLPRLTKVLSLWELLLAKVDCRSPTCASFPDIYQEFESLQAHVRQAAQEYITGPQSGDKPVEVRNIEVARSLGILDEVNRMKVVPGASPASNLTNKNVRYMGNSKMLPPSKRFKMENSITDEQTGGGVTVSSVSPLKPCSVSVSPLVISGGSKLQTTSADSTWSPSGADSAQTASSQASPLATPMEVQEEGSISSDRDADAADQTTGLQSALGSGSESTAKTSESSLNQAAASSEPRQGDAPQSEPCEAKELQEGQEIYIQAEQLTVQLAEPGSDGIVIVNGPDGTTMHIQTPEGVPLEAVQALLGIEASDGDKASP